Part of the Anopheles gambiae chromosome 3, idAnoGambNW_F1_1, whole genome shotgun sequence genome is shown below.
GTGTTAAGCACGGGCGAGACGTACCGGCCGGTCGTACTCTTCTAACATCTAACAACGGTGAGAAACGATTGAAATTTAAGAGAGCATCCGTTAACGATtgtaattgtgtgtgtataaataTATGTATAGGGAgtttatatatgtatataattTTTAACCGTATATTATCGCATTACGGGATTTCAAATTTGCAGTTCTCCCTTGCGCCGAAACTTTTAACAAAACCTATCCACCAAATGCAATGATCTTTCCACGCAAATATAAACTATCTGTAAATACGCTTCGAACTCTAGTGCACAGGTAATAATTGTATCGAAAGGAATCAATGTTTGTTCGAACCAACAAGGTTTTGCTCGATTGTTCTGTTCAAATCGTTGCGCTTTTCTCACAAATGCAGCCGTCATGTTCAATGTCTCCAAAGGTGGAGGGCACCGTTATTCCCAATAATCGGGCTTTGTTCCTCGCTCCCTGTTGCGAAAGTGAAATTTAGACTAaaactctgtgtgtgtatgtgtgtgttgtagaAATATAACTAAAAGTTTCCTAATCGTAAGTAACGTAACGTACTGCTGCTATCTAAATATAGTTGAAAGAATTGTGTATTCTTATTGCTTTTTCGGCAATGATTCGAggattgttttgcttgctctCTGCTCAGATAAAACGATTTCCCATTCGCTTTCATCATCAATAATATGCTATCTCACTTTCCAATTGCTGTCACGCGTTTGCAACCCACActgatattgttttaatttgtagGCAAAAGTACAATTACGATAAAAATGTgtataaaatgaaaatcttatttaatgcaaaatgaaaatgaattcctcaaaaaaaagtgaagcaactTAAATGCATGTTACCATTCGTTCAAAAGATTCTGTTTAGTTCACTGTTCAGATCCGTCTGAGAGAGGTAATACCGTGTAGAAAAGTATTATTCATGTTTTATGCTCTTTCTCTGTACACGCAAGGTACGccccgaaagaaaaaaaaaactattaaaaactatgaagtgaaaaattaaaacatcaaacattaTTTAAGGCAATTCTCTATCACCGACTGGTCTCTGGCTAAATGGACAGCCCGCGCGCCTGCCCATCGAAACCGGTTAAGGTGTAAAACGATAAGAAAGTGGAATGCTGGACTGGTAGCTTTAagtatttaaaagaaaaaatatccgATTCAAGCGTACTGGCTCTCCTGAGGGAAGTTGGTGCATGGTAGGTAACAACACCGTTTCCGCTCATTTCAGCGACGTCACCATCGGAGGCGGTGATGATGATCCGGCCACACGTACCGACCCATCCTCGAGTTCTGTCTCGTCGAGCGGTTCCATCAGTGACACCGTTTGCTCCAGATCAACAACCTCCGCCGGCTTGTCTTGTTCGgcctgttgctgttgctgcgctTCGTCCTCACTGTCGGACCCATTCTCCATTGCACTCGAGTCGGAACTGCCGACCAACTCCGAATCGCTTGCATCGAACGGTTCCGAGTCGCCACCGCGCAGCAGCATTAGCTTGTCGAATCGTTCCGAGCTATCGGTCGCACTGGCAGCGGTGGACGATGGTACAGCCGTGGTTGATGTGGTCGTTGCCGGTGCTGGCGTAGTTGTCGCGGCGGACGACAGTGACATGGGTATCTTTCCGCTATTGCTGCTAATTTCCTGACCCTTGCGGATAGCCATCGTCGCGTCCGGCTTCTCACCCGAGCTGATAGCGTTACTGCGTGCAGGGAcggggtgctgctgctgctgctggtgctgctgcgagGAGGCTAGCATATGATCGGCCACTGAGAAggattgctgctgttgctgctggcgctGCCGCTGCTTGGCCGCCGACAGCACGGACAGATGCTGGTAGATAAAGTTGCGATCCATGCTGCGAACGAGCTTGTACGATTTGCTCATCAGGAAGCGCCCGATGCTCTGCACGTACTCGTCCACGTCGATCATCATTTCGTCCTCCTCGAAGTAGTGCACGAGATGGATCGAGATGACCTTGATGTGCACCCGGTCGAATGGAATGGTTTGAAGaatctaaaatttaaaatgacaGCAGTTCGTTTATTTCattccctttcctttccatgcAGCAGTGCAGCTAACGAGCCAAGAATCAATAAAATCCCAACGACATTACAAAAGTTCAACATGTGAACCGAACAATAGCCATCAATCCATCAAGCTTACATGCCCGGGCGTACACGCTCACTCACCTGCAATTCCTGTCCGTGGCAGCCAAGGCTAAGCAAATCGATCGACGTTCGATTGACGGCCAGCATTAGCGTGTAGACCGGGAAGCACTTGACCCGCGGATGGAACCATTCCGTCTCCTCGTCCAGCACGCTGTTGATCTGCACCtcgctgtcgtcgtcgtggtgcAGCGTTACCTGTAAATGGCAGCCATCGATTAGTTTTCACTGCTCGCTCAATGACAAAAACAACCATTCCCCCCTTTTACCTCCTTCGGGTACGTGTTCGGCGACAGGCACGCATGGATGACCTGCACGTTCGAGCGGAAGGCGTTCTGCTTGCGCAGCGAAAAGTATTTGCGCGGATCCGGTTCCACCAGGTAGCCGCCCCAGTTCATCGTTTCCGCCAGCCACGGGGCGGTCATCATCGAGTCGCTGTTGCCGGTCAGCGACTGGAAGAACGTCCCGAACCGCTTCCGGCCGAGCAGGTCCGATATCAGGTGTGCCATCTCCGGTGTCAGCTCGTGCCGGTTGGTAAAGTTCAGCTGCTCGACCGGTGCGTTCGCGTTGCGCATGAACGTCATCGGGTACTTCTTCATGTGTATGTCGCGTACGTACTTGACCAGCGCCGGGTTGTCCTGCGGTACGCCCATCAGGTCGTAGTCGCGCGACATGTTCAGCCGGAACTGCTGGTGGCGTATCTCTGGTGGGAAAGGAAGCGAGAAGAAAGGGGGCATGGATTAGAATATTTTGTTCGGTTTAAAGCTTCAACAGTGTTTTGACATTCAACAGGGGCCGTTACACGTAAACTCAGGTAGCCTTAATCCGTACCAACGTGACCAAGCAACAGTAGTAATGCGGGTCGTTCTCACAAAACTGATACTGCTGGGGCGTAGGAAGAGCTCAGAAGCGCAACATATGAACCGCAAAAACCGCATCCGACACAACAGTTGATACAGTTTGAACTCTTCCAACGGACTCTTCCCTTTCCCCGTGTCGAATAGCAGCGATGCGAATGTTTTCCGAGGATTAACTTCTTCGGGGGCATcatcgtgtgtgcgtgtgtatggtgGGTTTTATCCAAACCGGCAAGCTTGTGAATTTTGATACCCACACCGACGACACAGCGCACAGTGTCTCCAA
Proteins encoded:
- the LOC133393856 gene encoding protein Star isoform X1, coding for MTIFSSYGMRTKVQEKKGKMSTDEQQQQQQQQNQIPNIAGTILIGGIGGGLDGGQHKQQQQQQQQQHQAQSQHNPHQQQQHHLHSYSHILPHLHQFSTMTGSNPASLTGGTKLPAKSSPLGPSPFRQLLPVTLCIISFATVLSILIIYMDTTEIRHQQFRLNMSRDYDLMGVPQDNPALVKYVRDIHMKKYPMTFMRNANAPVEQLNFTNRHELTPEMAHLISDLLGRKRFGTFFQSLTGNSDSMMTAPWLAETMNWGGYLVEPDPRKYFSLRKQNAFRSNVQVIHACLSPNTYPKEVTLHHDDDSEVQINSVLDEETEWFHPRVKCFPVYTLMLAVNRTSIDLLSLGCHGQELQILQTIPFDRVHIKVISIHLVHYFEEDEMMIDVDEYVQSIGRFLMSKSYKLVRSMDRNFIYQHLSVLSAAKQRQRQQQQQQSFSVADHMLASSQQHQQQQQHPVPARSNAISSGEKPDATMAIRKGQEISSNSGKIPMSLSSAATTTPAPATTTSTTAVPSSTAASATDSSERFDKLMLLRGGDSEPFDASDSELVGSSDSSAMENGSDSEDEAQQQQQAEQDKPAEVVDLEQTVSLMEPLDETELEDGSVRVAGSSSPPPMVTSLK
- the LOC133393856 gene encoding protein Star isoform X2, with amino-acid sequence MRTKVQEKKGKMSTDEQQQQQQQQNQIPNIAGTILIGGIGGGLDGGQHKQQQQQQQQQHQAQSQHNPHQQQQHHLHSYSHILPHLHQFSTMTGSNPASLTGGTKLPAKSSPLGPSPFRQLLPVTLCIISFATVLSILIIYMDTTEIRHQQFRLNMSRDYDLMGVPQDNPALVKYVRDIHMKKYPMTFMRNANAPVEQLNFTNRHELTPEMAHLISDLLGRKRFGTFFQSLTGNSDSMMTAPWLAETMNWGGYLVEPDPRKYFSLRKQNAFRSNVQVIHACLSPNTYPKEVTLHHDDDSEVQINSVLDEETEWFHPRVKCFPVYTLMLAVNRTSIDLLSLGCHGQELQILQTIPFDRVHIKVISIHLVHYFEEDEMMIDVDEYVQSIGRFLMSKSYKLVRSMDRNFIYQHLSVLSAAKQRQRQQQQQQSFSVADHMLASSQQHQQQQQHPVPARSNAISSGEKPDATMAIRKGQEISSNSGKIPMSLSSAATTTPAPATTTSTTAVPSSTAASATDSSERFDKLMLLRGGDSEPFDASDSELVGSSDSSAMENGSDSEDEAQQQQQAEQDKPAEVVDLEQTVSLMEPLDETELEDGSVRVAGSSSPPPMVTSLK